From one Burkholderia pyrrocinia genomic stretch:
- a CDS encoding MDR family MFS transporter, translating into MTTNTLLTAPAAEAARRDAPTGLIVAALLLVMLLSALDQTIVSTALPTIVGELGGLDQLSWVVTAYLLSSTVVLPLYGKLGDLYGRKIVLQAAIVLFLAGSALCGVAQDMTQLIVLRALQGLGGGGLMVVTMAAIGDLVPPDRRARYQGMFGGVYGLATIVGPLLGGFLVEHLSWRWIFTINLPLGVLALAVIGIAFRPHTAHVKHRIDYMGAAFLATALTCVILFTSEGGSLLPWTSPQLWMTLVLGLVAIGGFIYEERLAAEPIIPLELFRHRTFVLVSLIGFVVGTALFGSVTFIPLYLQVVKGSTPSQAGMQLLPMMGGMLATSVISGRLISRLGSYRMFPIAGTLIGGIALALLSTLSLDTPLHTMYAYMALLGIGLGMVMPVLTLAVQNTVEFRHMGVATSGATLFRSIGSSIGVAAFGALFSHGLQARMLQALPAGTELPPALGPGAVHQLPDAVRDAYLHAFAGSLHVVYLAAATVVAIAFVLAWFVEDAPLRKGD; encoded by the coding sequence ATGACCACCAACACCCTCCTTACTGCGCCGGCCGCCGAAGCGGCCCGCCGCGACGCGCCGACCGGGCTGATCGTCGCGGCGCTGCTGCTCGTCATGCTGCTGTCCGCACTCGACCAGACGATCGTGTCGACCGCGCTGCCGACGATCGTCGGCGAGCTCGGCGGGCTCGACCAGTTGTCGTGGGTCGTCACCGCGTACCTGCTGTCGTCCACCGTCGTGCTGCCGCTGTATGGCAAGCTCGGCGACCTGTACGGCCGCAAGATCGTGCTGCAGGCCGCGATCGTGCTGTTCCTCGCCGGCTCCGCGCTGTGCGGCGTCGCGCAGGACATGACGCAGTTGATCGTGCTGCGCGCGCTGCAGGGGCTCGGCGGCGGCGGCCTGATGGTCGTCACGATGGCCGCGATCGGCGATCTGGTCCCGCCCGATCGCCGGGCGCGCTATCAGGGGATGTTCGGCGGCGTCTATGGGCTCGCGACGATCGTCGGCCCGCTGCTCGGCGGCTTCCTGGTCGAGCACCTGTCGTGGCGCTGGATCTTCACGATCAACCTGCCGCTCGGCGTTCTCGCGCTCGCGGTGATCGGCATCGCGTTCCGCCCGCACACCGCGCACGTGAAGCACCGGATCGACTACATGGGCGCCGCGTTCCTCGCGACCGCCCTCACCTGCGTGATCCTGTTCACGAGCGAAGGCGGCTCGCTGCTGCCGTGGACGTCGCCGCAACTGTGGATGACGCTCGTGCTCGGCCTCGTCGCGATCGGCGGCTTCATCTACGAAGAACGGCTCGCGGCCGAGCCGATCATCCCGCTCGAACTGTTCCGCCATCGCACGTTCGTGCTGGTCAGCCTGATCGGCTTCGTGGTCGGCACCGCGCTGTTCGGCTCGGTCACGTTCATTCCGCTCTACCTGCAGGTCGTGAAGGGCTCGACGCCATCGCAGGCCGGGATGCAGTTGCTGCCGATGATGGGCGGGATGCTCGCGACGTCGGTGATCAGCGGCCGGCTGATCTCGCGGCTCGGCTCATACCGGATGTTCCCGATCGCGGGCACGCTGATCGGCGGGATCGCGCTGGCGCTGCTGTCGACGCTGTCGCTCGATACGCCGCTGCATACGATGTACGCGTACATGGCGCTGCTCGGGATCGGCCTCGGGATGGTGATGCCCGTGCTCACGCTCGCGGTGCAGAACACGGTCGAGTTCCGGCACATGGGCGTCGCGACATCGGGCGCGACGCTGTTCCGCTCGATCGGCAGTTCGATCGGCGTCGCGGCGTTCGGCGCGCTGTTCTCGCACGGGCTGCAGGCGCGGATGCTGCAAGCGTTGCCGGCCGGCACGGAGCTGCCGCCCGCGCTCGGCCCCGGCGCCGTGCACCAGTTGC
- a CDS encoding methyl-accepting chemotaxis protein, whose translation MNLNALFSRFSIRTRIFSTLGLVAALLVVSGLIGLAGMQSSNRALDEAYTQQLAAKTALSAASLNLTIVRTTLDRALLHPEAAEVPDLVKKAENYLAKADAAWRGYAAMPHDGDEGPLASRLDAARQALIGQALKPLIDAIRDGRRDEADRLLMSVAPPLSVALTQASDALDTYQAARGKDVYDTAQTYYGWMRAGAIAGIAFGLAACLGCAIGLHYAITQPVNRLLSHFRSLSDGDLTSEVRWSSRDEMAELVKGVTGMQRSLADTVRQVSQGSEAISTATHQIAAGNTDLSQRTEEQASALQETAASMEQLTATVKQNADHALEAQACADSASEIATRGATVVGEVIGTMNEIDQSSQKVADIIGTIEGIAFQTNILALNAAVEAARAGEQGRGFAVVAGEVRTLAQRSASAAKEIRTLIGESVERVANGSRLVGVAGTTMQDIQQAIGRVTGIMTEIAAASNEQRDGIEQVNRAVSQMDQVSQQNAALVEQAAAAAASLEEQADGLRRAVGAFRVA comes from the coding sequence ATGAACCTGAACGCCCTGTTTTCCCGTTTCTCGATCCGTACGCGGATCTTCTCCACGCTCGGCCTCGTTGCCGCGCTGCTCGTCGTGTCGGGGCTGATCGGCCTCGCCGGGATGCAGAGCTCGAACCGTGCGCTCGACGAGGCCTATACGCAGCAGCTGGCTGCGAAGACCGCGCTGTCCGCGGCGAGCCTGAACCTGACGATCGTGCGCACGACGCTCGACCGCGCGCTGCTGCATCCGGAAGCGGCGGAAGTGCCCGATCTCGTCAAGAAGGCCGAGAACTATCTCGCGAAGGCCGACGCCGCGTGGCGCGGCTACGCGGCGATGCCGCACGACGGCGACGAAGGCCCGCTCGCGAGCCGTCTCGACGCTGCGCGCCAGGCGCTGATCGGGCAGGCGCTGAAGCCGCTGATCGACGCGATCCGCGACGGCCGGCGCGACGAGGCTGACCGCCTGCTGATGTCGGTCGCGCCGCCGCTGTCGGTCGCGCTCACGCAGGCGAGCGATGCGCTCGATACGTATCAGGCGGCGCGCGGCAAGGATGTCTACGACACCGCGCAGACCTATTACGGCTGGATGCGCGCAGGCGCGATCGCGGGCATCGCGTTCGGCCTGGCCGCGTGCCTCGGCTGCGCGATCGGCCTGCATTACGCGATCACGCAGCCGGTGAACCGGCTGCTGTCGCATTTCCGCAGCCTGTCCGACGGCGACCTGACGTCGGAAGTGCGCTGGTCGTCGCGCGACGAGATGGCCGAGCTGGTCAAGGGCGTGACGGGCATGCAGCGCAGCCTCGCGGACACGGTGCGCCAGGTCAGCCAGGGTTCCGAAGCGATCTCGACGGCGACGCACCAGATCGCGGCCGGCAACACCGATCTGTCGCAGCGCACCGAGGAACAGGCGTCCGCGCTGCAGGAGACGGCCGCGAGCATGGAGCAACTGACCGCGACCGTGAAGCAGAACGCCGACCATGCACTCGAGGCGCAGGCGTGCGCGGACAGCGCGAGCGAGATCGCCACGCGCGGCGCGACGGTGGTCGGCGAGGTGATCGGCACGATGAACGAGATCGACCAGAGCTCGCAGAAGGTTGCGGACATCATCGGCACGATCGAAGGCATCGCGTTCCAGACCAACATCCTCGCGCTGAATGCGGCGGTCGAAGCCGCGCGTGCGGGCGAGCAGGGTCGCGGCTTCGCGGTGGTCGCGGGCGAGGTGCGCACGCTCGCGCAACGCTCGGCGTCCGCCGCCAAGGAAATCCGCACGTTGATCGGCGAATCGGTCGAGCGCGTCGCGAACGGCTCGCGGCTCGTCGGCGTGGCCGGCACGACGATGCAGGACATCCAGCAGGCGATCGGGCGCGTGACGGGCATCATGACCGAGATCGCGGCTGCATCGAACGAGCAGCGCGACGGGATCGAGCAGGTGAACCGCGCGGTGTCGCAGATGGACCAGGTGTCGCAGCAGAATGCGGCGCTTGTCGAGCAGGCTGCGGCGGCTGCCGCGTCGCTGGAAGAGCAGGCGGACGGGCTGCGTCGCGCGGTCGGGGCGTTCCGGGTCGCTTGA